A genomic segment from Leopardus geoffroyi isolate Oge1 chromosome A2, O.geoffroyi_Oge1_pat1.0, whole genome shotgun sequence encodes:
- the LOC123607696 gene encoding olfactory receptor-like protein OLF3 has protein sequence MGTGNQTYVREFILLGLSSDWDTRVSLFVLFLIIYMVTVLGNFFIVLLIRLDSRLHTPMYFFLTNLSLVDVSYATSIVPQMLAHLLIEHKAIPFVSCAAQLFFSLGLGGIEFVLLAVMAYDRYVAVCDPLRYSVIMHGGLCTRLAITSWVSGSLNSLMQTIITFQLPMCANKYIDHISCELLAVVRLACVDTSSNEIAIMVSSIVLLMTPFCLVLLSYIQIISTILKIQSREGRKKAFHTCASHLTVVVLCYGMAIFTYIQPSSSPSILQEKLTSLFYAILTPMLNPMIYSVRNKEVKGAWQKLLGQLSGLTSKLAT, from the coding sequence CCAGTGACTGGGACACACGGGTCTCCCTCTTCGTCCTCTTCTTGATCATATATATGGTGACAGTGCTGGGGAACTTTTTCATTGTTCTTCTGATCAGACTGGACAGCCGACTCCACACTCCCATGTACTTCTTTCTCACCAACCTCTCCCTTGTTGATGTCTCTTATGCCACAAGCATCGTCCCCCAGATGTTGGCGCATCTTCTAATAGAACATAAAGCAATCCCATTTGTGAGCTGTGCAGCCCAGTTATTTTTCTCCTTGGGCTTGGGTGGGATTGAGTTTGTTCTACTGGCAGTGATGGCCTACGACCGCTATGTGGCTGTGTGCGACCCCCTGCGATACTCGGTCATCATGCATGGAGGGCTCTGTACTAGGTTGGCCATCACATCCTGGGTCAGTGGTTCTCTCAACTCTCTCATGCAGACCATCATCACCTTTCAGCTGCCCATGTGCGCAAACAAGTATATTGATCACATATCCTGTGAACTCCTAGCTGTGGTCAGACTGGCCTGTGTGGACACCTCCTCCAATGAGATAGCGATCATGGTTTCTAGCATTGTCTTGCTGATGACACCCTTCTGCCTGGTCCTCTTGTCCTACATCCAGATCATCTCCACCATCCTGAAGATCCAgtccagagagggaagaaagaaagcctTCCACACCTGTGCATCTCACCTCACAGTGGTCGTCTTGTGCTATGGCATGGCCATTTTCACTTACATCCagcccagctccagcccctcTATTCTTCAGGAGAAGTTGACCTCTCTCTTCTATGCCATTTTGACACCCATGTTGAACCCTATGATTTATAGTGTAAGGAATAAGGAGGTGAAGGGGGCCTGGCAGAAACTACTAGGGCAGTTATCTGGATTAACGTCAAAACTGGCAACTTGA